From one Anopheles bellator chromosome 1, idAnoBellAS_SP24_06.2, whole genome shotgun sequence genomic stretch:
- the LOC131215350 gene encoding uncharacterized protein LOC131215350: protein MEKQTVQQEEIADPIVIFRYSDSPGPIQQSECAGQRISDLLDWSRLRREASLVPLSSDRDQSLEDKNADVSLQSAGTTSDDSVAEEGRLQITWDGEHSEGSSESNRRMLKSSLPGDMLTRETRKALVATSLGEMSLVYHGNMARKFPGLENRTPEQQKQRQRNTEAARISRAKTKLLEQLVEKETQEVSTTNTRSKRMVAAQLVYVNTLADLLDLPRIRLKAFDGHATDNIIIDEK from the exons ATGGAAAAGCAAACCGTGCAACAAGAGGAAATTGCTGATCCTATCGTGATTTTCCGCTATAGCGATTCACCAGGACCAATTCAGCAGAGCGAATGCGCAGGCCAACGAATATCGGATCTTCTCGACTGGTCCCGTCTGAGGCGGGAAGCTTCGCTTGTTCCACTATCATCCGATCGTGATCAATCACTGGAGGACAAAAATGCCGATGTTTCGTTACAATCAGCAGGAACGACCAGTGACGACAGTGTAGCAGAAGAGGGACGCCTGCAAATTACCTGGGATGGTGAGCACAGCGAGGGAtcatcggaatcgaatcg GCGGATGTTGAAATCATCCTTGCCGGGAGATATGCTGACCAGGGAAACACGTAAGGCTCTGGTCGCCACATCACTTGGAGAGATGTCGCTGGTGTACCACGGGAACATGGCTCGTAAGTTTCCAGGTCTCGAGAACCGTACGCCGGaacaacagaaacaaagaCAACGCAATACGGAGGCGGCTCGCATCAGTCGCGCCAAGACGAAGCTTCTTGAGCAGCTCGTGGAGAAAGAAACTCAAGAGGTTTCGACCACAAACACGCGTAGCAAGCGCATGGTTGCAGCACAATTAGTTTATGTTAACACTCTTGCCGATTTGCTTGATCTGCCGCGGATTAGACTGAAAGCATTCGATGGTCACGCTACTGATAACATAATCATAGATGAGAAATAA